The DNA sequence CCGCGATTGCTGGGTAGCCATCATCACCGGCGCCGGCACTAAGGCATTCTCTGCCGGGGCTGACATCAAGGACTTGATGCCGGTGCTGTGGGACCTGGGAAACGACTGGTGGCGCTTGCCGTCAGGGATTGTCCGCCACCTGGAACTGTGGAAACCCGTCATCGCTGCCGTCAATGGGATTGCAGTCGGCGGCGGGCTGGAGCTTTGCCTGGCCTGCGATCTGAGGATCGCCGCCGAGAACGCCGTCTTCGGCGTCCCGGAGGTCAAGCTGGGGGTCATCCCGGGGTGGGGAGGTACCCAGAGGTTGCCAAGGGCCATCTCCCGAGCCAAAGCCGCCGAGCTACTCTTCTTCGGCGAGAGCATTGACGCCTGGGAAGCGTATCGCATCGGGCTAGTGAACAAGGTTGTCCCGCCTGACCAGCTTCTCCCCACCGCTCAGGAGTGGGCCGAGAGGCTTTGCCGCATACCTCCTCTGGCCATCAGGGCGGCCAAGGAAGCCATGATGAAGGGGGCGGAGATGAACCTGGAGGACGGCTTGAGGCTGGAGGCCAAGCTGATCGATTTTCTTTTTAGCACGGAAGACCATAAAG is a window from the Chloroflexota bacterium genome containing:
- a CDS encoding enoyl-CoA hydratase/isomerase family protein, encoding MALLYEKRGKIAWITLNRPQALNAVDWQTFQELGQAFLDFRDDRDCWVAIITGAGTKAFSAGADIKDLMPVLWDLGNDWWRLPSGIVRHLELWKPVIAAVNGIAVGGGLELCLACDLRIAAENAVFGVPEVKLGVIPGWGGTQRLPRAISRAKAAELLFFGESIDAWEAYRIGLVNKVVPPDQLLPTAQEWAERLCRIPPLAIRAAKEAMMKGAEMNLEDGLRLEAKLIDFLFSTEDHKEARQAFLERRKPEIKGR